Genomic DNA from Chlorocebus sabaeus isolate Y175 chromosome 6, mChlSab1.0.hap1, whole genome shotgun sequence:
tgccaccacacccagctaatttttgcatttttagtagagatggggtttcaccatgttgcccaggctagagtgcagtggcacgatcttggctcgctgcaacctctgccgcccgggttcaagcagttctcctgtctctgcctcgtaagtagctagaattacaggcatccgccaccacgcttggctaatttgtttttatttttagtagagacggggtttcacgatgttggccagggtggtcttgaactcctgacctcaggagatccacccgcctcagcctcccaaagtgctgggatcacaggcgtgagccacacgcTCAGCTGagaccccatttaaaaaaaaaaaaaaaaagttcactacCTCTCCCAGTCTTGCCAAGTGTAGTAGAAGGATCTCATCAATCCATCTGGCCAAAGATTTAAGGTGCTTCTCTAATCTTTGTATTTGTCCAGAATGCTGTCTCTGTTTTTGGTAACTCTCTAGAACTTAGGATGTACTACATTCTGTCATTATCCTGAGGCCAGAAAGGTAGGAACCAGACTCTCTTGATGTCGCTGGGATGTGTTGAAGGTGTTGAATGTGTTCTGGTTTCTTCTGTTTTCATGATGCAGCTGAGCATGGGTATTTATCTCCTGCTGCCTGCATTAAGTTAGTTAGAGGACTAAATGCCTAAAGTCGTGTTTGGGCAGCATCCTCTGATTCTCGGGAGATAGCCTCTGGAAGTAGACTCATTGTGTATccacctttttattttctgtagtttaGGGCCACTCAGAAACGCAAAGCCCCATTGACTTCCAGAGTAGTTTTTAAGGAGACAGTCTCGGGTGGGAATTACAGAACTTGTGATACTCAGTGCATGGCCAAAGGAAGAATGAGTAGGCCTGGATTTTATCATTGAGCCATATGGAAGCCTCATGAAGTGCCATGCTTTGGCtctggctgttttttgtttgtttgtttgtttttgtttgagacagagtctcgctctgtcgcccaggctagagtgcagtggtgcgatctcggctcactgcaacctccacctcccgggctcacgccattctcctgcctcagcctcccgagtagctgggactacaggcgcccaccaccatgcccagctaaatttttttgtatttttagtagagacggggtttcaccgtgttcgccaggatggtctcgatctcctgacctcgtgatccgcccgtctcggcctcccaaagtgctggaattacaggcttgagccaccgcacccggccggctCTGGCTGTTTTATTTGCCCTATCAGCTCCCTGATATAAATTTGGTAGAAGCCAGACTGTTAAGTAGCCACTAGAAGTGTGTGCTATAAGCCCCTTCTGGAGAGTAAATTGGAGGTGCACATTCCTGCCCCTTTTTTGCAGTGCTCCAAGGAGGTGTAGCTCCTAGAAGTATTTTCATGCCCATTTAATTCTGCCTATTTGTTCTGTGATCCAGGAAGACTTGCCTAGTTCCTTCTGCTCTCAGAGGTAAGAGGTTTAGGATGGAGCCCTTCGGGAGGTAGCTATAAAAGATGCAGCACTCTATGCATGGCATAAACCTCTTCTGGGGAGAAACAAGGGCTGTTTTTTTAAAGCCCCTTCTCTGCACTACTTACAGGGCATGAAGACCCTGGAAGTGCTTGAGTGCCCAAATCAAACtgccactttttttgtttgttttttgagatggagtttcgttcttgttgcccaggctggagtgcaatggcaccgtctcggctcactgcaacctctgtctcccaggttcaagcgattctcttgcctcagcctcccgagtagctgggattacaagcacgtgccatcatgcccagttaattttttgtatttttaatagagacggggtttcaccatgttaaccaggatggtcttgatctcccgaccacaggtgatctgcctgcctcggcctcccaaagtgctgggattacaggtgtgagccaccgcgcccggcaaatgGCCAAACTTTTTTCTGTGATCTAGAAAGATGTGTATTCCAGTCTCCTCTGTTCACAGAGCCAGGAGGTTTAGAGTGCAGTTCTTCGGAGAGAAGAATTACAAGTTGGGACACTTGTGTGGACTGTGGTCTGTAGAGACCACAGGAAAAAAGCAGTAGTTCGATATAGGCACATTAGCACTTCCAGGGCCTTTATTCCCTGTGAGTAGTACAGAGGTGCTGATGTCTCCTCCCCTTAGCTCTCTAGAGTTGGTGAATTAAGAGCCGAATCATGGATAACCTTAGAGTTAGGAACTATATGTGAGGTCCACACCATCCTCTTCACAGGAGAAGGTGTGTGTTGGGGATTCCTTTCTCCGTTGTATGAACAGTGCCCACAGTAGGGTCCATGGTTGAGTGTTCCTCAGCTTTTCTTACCTGTTTAAGACAGATGTTTTCTCCGTTGCCTGGTGATCAGCAGTCTCTCAACTAGTTTCTCACTTTCAGAGGGAATGGTCTGTAAATAGGCGTGTACTTCATGTGTCCGTGGGTGGAAAGAGTCAGGAGCTTCATATTCCGCCATGTTGCTGACATCCCCTCTCTCACCCTCACTTTTGAACCACCTGAACTAAGAGAAACGCACACTGATAAGTTCCTTCAGTGCAGGGAATGAGCCTGCTTCACTCAGTGTTGCCAAAGTCACAAAATACCTTAAATGCCATGCAATAGATTGTCTCAACCTCCTTTAGAaccgttttttgtttttcaggcagagtctcattctgtcacccaggctgaagtgtaactgtgtgatttcagcttactgcaacctctgcctcctgttcaAGCTATTCTTAGCCTCTGGagtcgctggaattacaggtgcgtgccaccatgcccagctaatttttatatttttagtagagacgaggtttcaccatattggccaggctggtctcgaactcctgacctcaagtgatctgcccacctcggcctcccaaagtgctgggattactggtgtgagccaccgtgcctgaccatcCATTAGCTCTTTTGACTAAATACATTTCCCAAGAAAGACAGGCTCACTGGGGGCAGCTGCCTCACAGCAAggtctggtatttttttttttttttgcttttgttgcccaggctggagtgcaatggcatgatctcaactcactccaaccttcacctcctaggttcaaatgattttcctacctcagcctcccgagtagctggaatgacaggcacctgctaccatgccctgGCGGGTGtacaataatttttgtattttgagtagagacggggtttcgctatgttggcctggctggtctcccagagtgctgggattacaagtgttagccaccatgccctgccagcaAGTTCTTACTAAAGGTTTACTCTAAGGTAAATTGTTCTAACACAGGAAATGTTTCTGCTCACATTCCCTATACTGGCGTACCTTGTCTTACTGTGCTTCACTCTATCACACTTTGCAGGTACTGTGTTTTTACaagttgaaggtttgtggcaTCCCTGAAGTCATACATTGgcaattcttgcaatatttcaaacattttcatccTTATTATACCTGTTGttgtgatctgtgatcagtgatgtttggtgttactattgtaattgttttgggccATCATGTGGCACCACGAGCCACACCTATACGAGATGGGCAGGCTTAATTGTTAAATATTGTGTGTCTTCTGACTGCCTCACTGACCAGCTGATCCccatccttctccctctcttcaaGTGTTCCTATTCCCTGATGTACAGCAATATTGAAATCAGAtcagttaataaccctacagtggGCTCTAAGAGTTCAAGTTAAAGGAGTAGttacacatctctcactttaaatcaagggtgtccagtcttttggcttctctgggcctccaGCACTAGGGattgcatttcaacatgagatttgtaggGGATACACATCCAATCCATATCAAGTAGTGGTACAATGTgcaacaaagaaatggaagagggtTGAGGATACCTGAGATCTTCATGTGGTTTGAGGTGCCTCTGACTGAAAAAAGGAACAAGGCCAGATTGGGAGGCTTTCAAAGCAACAATAGGGCTTTCCTTGGCAATGGGGCCATTGGTGGTTTGGGGCAAGATGGGATACTGATTGTtggcaaacacttttttttttttttgagatagagtctcgctctgtcaccagactgaagtatagtagcatgatctcggctcactgcagcctctgcctcccaggttcaaacagttctcctgcctcagtctctcaagtagctgggactacaggcacacaccaccatgcccagctaatttttttttttttttaagtagagatggggtttgatcttgtgatccgcccttgGCAAGCATTCTTAATGCTATGTGTAGAGTGACACTGGGGAGTCCAGGGAGATATGGTGGGCCAGTAGGGTGGTGGGAAAGCTGGAGATGTGAGGGAGATGTAGTCCAGAGAGTGATGTGTATGAGTGGAGGAAGTGTGAGCTGATGGTCCTGTGACTTGGGGCTTAACTGAGAAAAATGAGCCTAGGTTCATACCTGGGATTTGTGCTCTTGGGTACCTCAGGGGAGTTGGCTGGCTCAGAGTGTAAATGGCATTTATCTGCTAGCCTGCCTGTTGTTGCGGTGGGCTAACACAGTGATTTCTGGGGTAATCAGGAGAGAGTGAAAACCAGTGGTACCAGCACCTGGTATCTCTGACTTGGGAACCTGGGAGGTCAGTTAGCAGGATATTGTGGGTAGGCAGACTGGGGATCATGGGTCAAGAGACTTTTTATGACCCTTCCTGTCCCTTTTGTTGCAGGGCTGTGTGGTCTTTGAGGATGTGTTTGTATACTTCTCTCGGGAAGAATGGGAGCTTCTTGATGATGCTCAGAGACTTTTGTACCAtgatgtgatgctggagaactTTGCACTTTTAGCCTCACTGGGTAAGGTCCTCATGCTTTTCTCCATTTACCACTCTGTTCTTCCCATGGTCGGATCATGAGCACTGCTTCCTTCACCAGTTTTCTGGAGCAGGTGCTCAGGGTGCCAGGGCTAAGCTGTATGGAGTGTCCTCCCTACTTGCTGAGCAGTCCTGAAGCCATGCAGCCAAGGGTTTGGGGTCATGAGACTTGTGGTTTGCCCAGTGGATCTCACTAGGTCTGTTCACTTTCTGTACTGGTGACTCTGTCCAAAATTATGATGCCTCTGTGCCCAAGGTTCTGCCCCCTTTCTCCaggtgacattttctttttctttttttttttttttttttgagtcagggtttggctctgttgcccaagctggagtgcagtggcacgatctcagctcattgcaacctctacctcccaggctcaagccatcctctcacctcagcctcctgaatagttgggactacaggcacgcaccaccacgcccagctaatttttttgtagagatggggatttgccatgttgcccaggctcgtcttgaactcctgagctcaagtaatcccctGACTTGACCTCtgaaagtgttggattacaggcgtgagccactgcgcccagcccaggtgACATTTTCTAAGGCCTGACCTTGTCAGGAGTTATAGGCACTTACATAGTCACTTACAGGGACCTTTGGTCTATTCCTGCACAACTCCCAGGTTATTTTTCTTACCTGTAGTCCATCATAGGGTGGGTTGCCACGGACCTGTGCTGGCTGCTCACCTGTTCTGACTTTCTCTTAGGAATTGCATTTTCTAGATCACGTGCAGTCATTAAACTAGAGCAAGCAGAAGAGCCTTGGGTGTATGACCAGGTGGATATGACTTCAGCCACAGAAAGAGAGGCCCAGAGGGGACTTAGACATGGTGAGTGGATATCGGGGAAGGGCATGATGTCAAAGCTGGGTTCAGAACTGTCAACGTTAACTGTTCACATCAGTGTTTGTTTCCAGGGCCAGTGGCCACACAGCGTTTATATCTGTCCTTCCCTGTGGTTGACACGAAGACATATCATTTCTAGTTTGTTAGCCCCTTGCCATCCTCACCACTGGCCTTCACCTTACACCCATGTTTTCCCACTACTCTGTCTGCGTTTTTTGGCAATATTGACCTGCTATTAGTGTTCACAAGATGTGCATATATTCTTAAATAGTCTTTGAACACCAACTGCTCACTTGTAGTTGGATTTTCCTGGAACTGGATACATTTTTCATAGCACTCACGAGTCACTAACAGTCAAGGCCCTACTGGAAGCCAtttgtttgcttcctttttttttttttttttttgagacagagtctcgctctgtcgcccaggctggagtgcagtggccggatctcagctcactgcaagctcctcctcctgggttcatgccattctcctggcctcagcctcctgagtagctgggactacaggcgcccaccaccatgcccggctaatttttttttttttttatttttagtagagatgcagcttcaccatgttagccaggatggtctcgatctcctgacctcgtgatccgcccacctcggcctctcaaagtgctgggattacaggcgtgagccaccatggccagcctgtTTGGTTCTATTCTTATATCCTGGCCCTTTATTGGCCCTCCCCCATAGTATGACCTCCAGAGGCTCACTACCTCAAAGCTGTTCCTTCCTCACTCTGACCATGCTTTTCATCCTGAAAACAGTTTCATGAACTTACTCCTGCGTGTGTCAAACGCACATATATGATGGGGTCGCCCCTTCCCACCCGTAAACATGCATTTAATCAGCATTTCTGTGTCTTCAGGTTGTTGGTATGGAGTGGAGGATGAGGAGGTATCTTCTGAGCAGAGCATTTCTGTAGCAGGAGTGTCACAGGTCAGGACTCTCATGGCAGAGCTGCAGACTCACCCATGTGATATATGTGGCCCAATATTGAAAGATACCTTACACCCGGCTAAGTACCATGGGGGAAAAGCCAGGCAGAAACCATACTTGTGCGGGGCATGTGGAAAGCAATTCTGGTTCAGTACAAACTTTGACCAGAACCAGCCCAATGAAGGGAAACTCTTCCCAAGGAAGGAGAGCAGAGACTCCATGAAAAGCTGCAGAGTCCATGTGCCAGAGAAGACCCTCACATGTGGGAAAAGTGGGAGAGACTTTTCAGCCACATCTGGCTGCCTTCAGCATCAGGCCTCTCACAGCAGGATGAAGCCCCACAAGAGCACCAAGCTTGTGAATGGCTTTCGCATGGGACAGAGGTATCACAAGTGTggtgaatgtgggaaagccttcaccCGCAAAGACACACTTGCTCGGCATCAGAGAATCCACACTGGAGAAAGGCCTTATGAGTGTAGCGAATGTGGGAAATTCTTCAGCCAAAGCTATGACCTCTTTAAACACCAGAcagttcacactggagaaaggccaTATGAGTGCAGCGAATGTGGGAAATTCTTTAGACAAATCTCTGGCCTGATTGagcacaggcgagttcacacaggTGAAAGACTCTATCAGTGTGGCAAATGTGGGAAATTCTTTAGCAGTAAGTCTAATCTCATTCGACACCAGGAAGTTCACACAGGAGCCAGGCCTTATGTATGCAGCGAATGTGGGAAAGAATTCAGTCGGAAACACACACTTGTTCTGCACCAacgaactcacactggagaaaggccttatgagtgcagtgaatgtgggaaggcctttagCCAAAGCTCCCACCTTAATGTACACTGGAGAATTCACAGCAGTGATTACGAGTGTAGCAGATGTGGTAAAGCTTTCAGCTGCATCTCTAAACTCATTCAACACCAGAAAGTTCACTCTGGAGAAAAGCCTTACGAGTGCAGCaagtgtgggaaagccttcactCAAAGACCCAACCTCATCAGGCACTGGAAAGTCCACACTGGGGAAAGGCCTTATGTGTGTAGTGAGTGCGGGAGAGAGTTCATCCGGAAACAGACACTTGTTCTGCACCAGAGGGTTCACGCTGGAGAAAAGCTTTAAGAGTGTAGTAAATGTGGGGGAACTCTTTGGCCAATGCCCCCAACTTACTGCATGGGGGGAACTAGCAgtagttaatgagtgcagcagaTGCAGGAAAGCCTTTCCCTGGAGGCTGAACCTTACCCGCCACTGGAAATTTCACACCAGACACAGGCCTTAGCAGTCCAAGCAA
This window encodes:
- the ZNF671 gene encoding zinc finger protein 671; translated protein: MLSPASRDASEALQGWKYLRPRSRRLPLPAAVRAHGPVAELTDSARGCVVFEDVFVYFSREEWELLDDAQRLLYHDVMLENFALLASLGIAFSRSRAVIKLEQAEEPWVYDQVDMTSATEREAQRGLRHGCWYGVEDEEVSSEQSISVAGVSQVRTLMAELQTHPCDICGPILKDTLHPAKYHGGKARQKPYLCGACGKQFWFSTNFDQNQPNEGKLFPRKESRDSMKSCRVHVPEKTLTCGKSGRDFSATSGCLQHQASHSRMKPHKSTKLVNGFRMGQRYHKCGECGKAFTRKDTLARHQRIHTGERPYECSECGKFFSQSYDLFKHQTVHTGERPYECSECGKFFRQISGLIEHRRVHTGERLYQCGKCGKFFSSKSNLIRHQEVHTGARPYVCSECGKEFSRKHTLVLHQRTHTGERPYECSECGKAFSQSSHLNVHWRIHSSDYECSRCGKAFSCISKLIQHQKVHSGEKPYECSKCGKAFTQRPNLIRHWKVHTGERPYVCSECGREFIRKQTLVLHQRVHAGEKL